The segment gtaaaaaaaataaagatgaggtaGGACTTAAGCAATGTTGTACTCTTCTTGTTCTctttcaacaaaagaaaaaaagaaatttccctgagactgtttcttctttgaaattccaacggagacagagggagacgcgcACACCCCAACGCAGAAGCCCAGAGAGCGGGATTAGAAGATGAGGATCCGATTGTTGCCAAAGTCCACCACCACGATCATCCCGTCGGGGGTGACGGCGATGCCGGAGGGGCGGTCCATCTGCCCGAAGCCGCTGCCCTGGGCGCCAAACTTGCACAGGAAGCTGCCGTTGGACTCGAACATCTGCACCCGGTGGTTCCTGGAGTCGGCCACGATGATGCGCCCCTCCTGGTCCACGGCCACACCCTGCGGGCGCAGGAACTGCCCGTTGCCCGTGCCCTCGGAGCCCAGGAAGCGCGCGGACTGGCAGTCGGGGTGGATGACCAGGAGCCGGTGGTTGTTGAAGTCGGTCACCACCAAGTGGCCCTCGTGGTTGAAGGCCACGCCCCGGGGCGAGTCAAAGTGCTTCCAGAGAGCCCCCTCGAAGCCGTACTTATTCAGGAAGACGCCGTCGGGCCCGAACAGCTGGATCCGGTGGTTCCGGGTGTCTGAGACCAGGATCTTGCCCTCCGCGTTCACCGCCACGTCCCAAGGGTAGTTGAACTGCCCGTTCTTGGTTCCCTTCTCGCCGAACTTGAGCAGGAACTGGCCCTCGAACGTGAAGACCTGAATGCGATGATTGTCCTTGTCAGCCACCACGATCCTGCGGGAGGCGTCGCAGGCCACGCCGGCCGGCCGGTCGAACTGCCCGGGCCGGGAGCCCAGGGTGCCGAACTTGTGGTGGAAGGCCCCGCACGGCTTGAACACCTGGATGCGGTTGTTGCTGCGGTCGGCCACGACGATGTAGCCCTCCTTGTCCACGCTCACGCCCCAGGGGCGGCACAGCTTGCCGTCGCCGTCGCCCTCGCTGCCGAAGCTCAGGCCCGGGAGCCCGATGCCCACGTAGCTGCGGCCCGACTTGACCACCACCTTGAAGGGGCTGTTCTCGATGTGCTGGTTGCACATGGTGACCGACACGAGGTGCTCGCCCTCCAGCTGCGGCCGGTAGCTCACCACGTACGTCCCGTTCTGCTGGTCGCTCACCTCGGCACCGAACAGGTTGCCGTCGGGGCCCAGGACCACGGCCGACATCAGGTCGCCCCCCGAGAGGCGAGGCTCCCCGTCGTGGTCGTAGCCGACGACGGTGAAGGAGGCCACCTTGCCCTGGAGCGCCCTCTTGAGGCCGTCGCCCGTGGCCTTGGTGAGGGGCGCGAAGGCCCCGCTGCTGACGAAGCCGAAGGACTTGATGGCCAGGTACAGGGCCTGGTCCGGGGGCGTGAACATGACCCGGTCGTCCTCCTGGGGCTGCAGGAAGCCTCGCACGGTCTTCAGCTCCTGCACCTGGGCCAGCATGCGGTCCCGGGCCAGCAGGACGTCCAGCGCCCGCCCCTCCTCCAGGACCTGCTGCACAGCGCTGATGGTGCTCTCCAGCTTGTTGAGGCTCTGCCGCAGCTTCTCCACCTGCAGGTACAGGGACTTGGCTTTCACCTGGCGGATCTTCTCCACCTGCAGGGACAGAGCACGGAGGCTTTGAGGCAGGCAAGGGAGCGAGACGCACGGCCCGGCACCGGTCACTCAGACCCACACCTGGTGCGGGCGCACGAGGACGGCCGGCCTGTGCTCTTCAGAAACGGCCAAACTCCCAGGACGGAGGGAGGCTGAGGAACTGTCCCAGATCACGAGAGAGGACTGAAAACGGTACTACGGCTTGCACTGCAGGATCCTGgaccgggggaggggggggggcactgcTCTTAAAAacggtgctggggggggggggggggggcgcgcacccgggtggcttagtccattaaacatccgactctcgattctggctcaggccatgatctcaggggtcGTGGGACCAAGCTAGGGCTTGAGGGCTCaggctaggcatggagcctgctcgagatCCTCGCTCCCTTCCCCTGTCCCGCCcggctccctccacccctcctccaccggtgtgctccctctctcaaacaaaaacaaaaagaccccaCAGAACAGTGCTGGTGCACACGGAGCAGGGACCGGTGCATACTAGCATGGTTCCAAGGTTGAACTTCCTGATTTTGAGAAACTGTGATGATGTAGGAGAATGCCCTTGCTCAgaggaaataaacacagaagaAGTGTTTAAGGGTAAAGAGGCATCCTGTCCACAACATGCCAACTGGCTCTCGCTCAAATCACATACAGAGTGCACACGTAGAATGGTGAGAATGGGTCAAAATGCAAAATGATCAGTAAATCTGGGGAAAGGACATACGGAGTTCTCTCATTATTCCTGTActaataaaatcaaaatcaaaagcgAAGAAGAGCCACAAAACCAATGCTTATGGagcacctgctttgtgccaggcactgggggtgCATAACGACCAACAGAGAGTAAGGTCTTTGTCCTCCGCAGCAGGACCTCCCAGTGGACACAAGGCCAGTCTTGCACTCCCGAAGGGCTGAATTTTCAGTGCAGCCACAGAGCCTGCAATCTCTTCAaagatttctccctctctctacggCCCCCGCCCCTGAGAGGAAGAAGGACTGTATGTGGAGGGAGCAAAGGGATTTGTTGAGAACCTAATTCAAGATTACAACCTGTACCCCCTTGCCCGGCCACACATCCCATCTCCATGGTTTTCTGCCTCCACAGAAAGGCCCCACACCCCAAATTTGGAGAGAAGTCTTTGGAAACCACTGGCCTGTATTTCCAAAGGAGCCCTTTAAATCCAAATTGCTGTGATCTACAAACCTGAAATCAGACCTGCCCCAAATAATCCCTGCTTCTGAGGGTCTCAAGCCACTCTACTTGGGAGCATGGGGTTCACTCTGACCAATGAAAGAGAGCCACTTCTCCATGTTTCTGCGTCAGATCAGTAAAAGTCCTCCAATTTAAAGTGATTTCCCCTGTGATGGGAATAAAGGTGCCACCCAGCTGACTCGTGCCATTTTGCAGACAGAATCACGACTTCTGAGAGCTCTGCTGATGACAATACCACAGAAAGACTATTTCAGAATAAGGGTCTCCTGCTGGGGGGGGCCTGGATTTCAGTCCGATCTTCCCTTGGTGGGGGCAATGATGCGATTTTTGACCCATTCATGATTTTCCATCTGTCGGCTCTGGGAGCAGGACACGTGTGGGGACAGATCAAAGAGCagctttctcctttgtttttgcGCTGGGCCAAACCTCTGGCCTTTGGTTTGGATCTCTCAACGAGGTGGCTGCAGCTAATCCCACAAGGTAGCCGAATCCCCTGGAAATGTGTAAGCCACAGGCATGAAAAAACATCTAGATACACAAAACCAGGTCACCTGGCACTCAAATCCCTTCAGTAATGCGTGATGCAAGAAAATTAGATGTTGTATAACAAAGAAGTATCCGAGCAGAGACAGGTAGGAAAGCTttgctgggaggggcagaaaggcagTAATTAGTAAAAGAGAGTGGGACTCCCACAAAATCTGGAGGGCGAggcataataataaaaagtaaagacaaatGGGACTTAGGTACCTGTGTTCCGAACGAGTGAGCTTGTTTCAGAGGTTATCGGAGAATGAGTTTTTAGAaatgaagcagaaacaaaagaaaagagactgacTCTTCTTCCAAGTTTGCTTCTCCAAGACTAAAAACTTGCTTTCCAAGCCCCCTGAAAGAGAACTGCCTTTAGGGAGAGGGCAGGAGTCGGCCTCACAGGAGGGAGGGTACCTAAGGTGAGATGCGCAGAGAAACTCCTTTGCACAAAGGCCTTTTCATCAGCAAATCCTGAAGAGCAAGTTTGTGGCAGAGTTCCCCAAAGAGCTCTCAGGTTGCACAAAGCGGGCCCCTTTCAGCTATAATTAACAGTCGTGGGTGGCGTGACCTGGCAGACCATGGGGGCACGTGAGTGTCTGAAAACCATGTCAGGCCCACAAAGGTGCCTCCATAAAATATGTGCTGAATAAAATCTCGAGACTTCTTCCACCCAAGGATTCTTCACTTCTCATCAAAAGGCAACTGAGTCCTATTTCCTGAGAAGCCAGCAGAGGCAGAAAGCAATTGGCTGTGAGCTAACTAAATGGAAAACGCCACGCACAACTCCAACGCAGCCTTCCAGAACATTTTAGGGCACAGTCACTGGTGAGGATCACTTTCAGAAACTGAGATCCCATCTCTACCTTCACATAGTTTAGATGATTAAAACGAGCACGCACACACCTAAGTGCACCCTTTTTACTCAGCAACGTGTATGGTCTCATTCATGTATTAAGAGACCGTGATTACAGATGAACTGGCTTGAAGTTCAGACCCATTCACAGGCAACAGATTCTCTCCTCTTCCGAGGGCAGAGGGAAGATCAGAGAAGACAATGTTGGCATGAAGACTTGGGTGGGGAGACGGCTCCTGCCAGCTGATTTCATCTAAAGAGCGGGCACACACGTGTTGCCCTCCCAAGTGGGAGACAGGGGGTCAGTTAGTACAACTAGGCCGGACCCCAAAACTAAGGATGCTTCCCACCTGCCTGCTTTCGTAACACTCTCGACCGTGCCCCCTTCTCTCGGTCTCCTTTTGAGGATACCCAACCACATCCGTGGAGAGCCTCCTGGCTTCCAGCTGGGGTCTGGAAGCGAGCAGACGCTCAAATCCTCATGGGCTCTCTGCAGCTCACTGAAAACCCACCAGCCGCGGAGGCCGGGGCAGGGGTGCACGAGCTCCCCTTACCTTCCACAGCAGCTCACACTCCCGTTCCTCCAGGGCCTTCTTGTGCCGCGCAGTCACGGCTTTGACCTCCGACTGTACCACCTTGGCCTTCATCTCCACCTGTTCCGCCACCGTCTGGGCCTGCTCGATGCTCAGCTGGAAAACCAAGAACAAGCTCACGGCGTTAGGAGGACCTCCGCTGCTCCGAGCAAGTCACAGACCCGAAAAGCTCACGGCCTGGGCCCCGGGACCACTCGGCCCGCTTCCCTGGAAAGAAAGCAGGCACGCGGGGAGAGAGTGCACCTGTCCGGCATGGAACCGAGGGAGGTGCGGGCAAATGCCGGATTTCCTCGTATGGGAAACGGCACCTACACAGCGAACGTCAGGACCGTTAAGAGCTACTCTGACACCGGGAGCCCAGGGTAGCGGGGCCCGGCCGAAAACCGGGAAGGAGGACCGGATGTGAAATGTGCCACTCCCCACAGACTTTCTGGCCTTACTGGCCACCAGGGAAGACCCCGCAGGCCGACACAGCCCTCGGGCGAAGGTGTGGGGGAGCTGCAGGCCTCCCGTTGCGGTCAAAGGGTTAGCAGCTCAGCTCATTCCAGCCAGCACCAGCCCCAAGTGACCCAGGGGACTGTCTGCTCTGCCAGAGAAACCAAGCGCGCCCTGTGGCCAAGTCAGCTCGCCAGACCATCTCCGCACCACCGTGTGCCCCACCCTGTACCAGCAGCCCTAGTAAAGCAGCCAGTTTAATCAGACGTATTATTGTTCATAAAAAATTAATCAAGACAGAAGGCCCAGTGTTTTCATTAATATTACATGATGTGTCTTGAAAAGCCACAAGGATTTCTTTGAGATACTGAGGTATGAAATCAGGGATTCCAAACCGCTGACGGTGCTCAACAGGTCTTAGGGTGGGTGTCCCAAATTAGGAGGGGCCTAGAGGAGCACCAAGGGTTTGGAGCCTGGTCTGGGCTCAGGAACCAACCACGGGCGCACCCTGGACCAAGGGGTTCCGGCACGTGGAGGATACAACTGAGGCAGTCTTGGGCAAAGCAGGCTGGAGTCATCCTAGGAGTCGGGTACCCCAGTTTCAGACCCCAGCTCCACGTTCCAGTAGTTGCAAGGCCTCGGACAAGGGTCTGGCCTTCTGCAGCCTGGGCgaaggggagggaaaggcaggATAATCCACAGAGGGAGCTCAGCACAGCCCCTGGCCGAGTAGGACATCGTGTTTACCTTATCAACAGCGCTCTGCAGATCAACACTTGCATCAGAACCTCAAGCATGCTTCCCCTTCATCCCATGGACCTCCCGGCTTACAGGCACAGTCCTGCACCTAGGCCCACGCACACTTCCTgcccaattttgtttttaaattgtggtaataggggcgcctgggtggcgcggtcggttaagcgtccgacttcagccgggtcacgatctcgcggtccgtgagttcgagccccgagtcgggctctgggctgatggctcagagcctggagcctgtttccgattctgtgtctccctctctctgaccctcccccgttcatgctctgtctctctctgtcccaaaaataaataaacgttgaaaaaaaaaaaaaaattgtggtaataGACGTAGGCCATAAAACGCAGTGGTATTTAGCACCTTCCGAGTTATGTTAAGCATCACAGCCATCTAGCCCCGCACATTTCCACACCCACTAGACAGTcttccacctcccttctccccacgGCGTCCATGCTCTGCTGTCTCCACACCGCTGTCTCTTCTGGATGGTTCACATAAATGGAACCCGACAACACATATGAGCACCCTTATTTGTAGGACTATGCTTCTCTTTAAACAGTCGCTTACAACAGGGAATACCCCCGTTAATGCTCTCAGTCTAGGTGACGCGCCAATGGCATGAAAGTCACACTCACATCGCAACTGCCTCCAAAGCACCCTTGCTTGACGTGGCTGACTGCTCATGgcatcctctgcccctccctgtgagGCCTAACAATCCACTGAGCTGATCAGAGGTGGCACTCGGGCAGATCTGGAATGCTCAGAGACTATCCATGGCTTAGAATGCAGTCTCTTCCAAATTCAGCCTACATTTTACAACTCAGCTCAGATGCCACTTCCTTCCTGAAACTGGCAGTGAACGACCCCTTCCGTGTTTCTGTTCCACCTTTCCTACCTAAGTGTCATTGCATTGCATATCAAACGAAATGCGGGGCTAGTTACACAGTCCACGATATGTTTTACCCGTGCTAATGTCTACGGCCATGGCCATTATTTTAACAAAGCACTAGGTAAGTATATCGGGTTCAATACTGTctcccccaggggcacctgggcgctcagttggttaagcatccaacttcggctcaggtcatgatctcgtggtttgtgagttcaagcctgaggtcaggctctctgctgtcagtgtaaagtccacctctaccccaccccctgtgcccacccctgcttgcatgctctctctctctctcaaaaataaatcactgttaggggcgcctgggcagctcagttggttaagggtccgacttaggctcaggtcatgacctcgcagtttgtgagttcgagccccgtgtccggctctgtgctgacagctcagagcctggagcctgctttggattctgtgtctccctttctctctgcccctccgctgctcgcttgctctctccctctctctctctctgtctctccctccctccctctctctctggggagcccgggtggctgagttggttaagcctgacttcagctcaggtcatgaatttcatggctcctgagttcgaggccctgtgctgacagctcagagcctggagcctgcttcagattctgtgtctccccctctctctgtccctctcctgctcacactctatgtctctctgtctctcaataataagtaaatgtgaAAGAtcaaaaaaggtttaaaaaatataaatcaatattaaaaaaaatatattgcgtCCCCCAATTTCAGGCTGACGAGTTATAATGTGGTCATGTTGGACTAGAGGGAGTCCCAAATCCAGTGCGGGATCATCACATaaggccacgtgaagacacagaCACGCAGAGAAAGACCACATGACAACAGGGACAGGAATTAGGAGCCGTGCAGGTACAAGCCAAGGAAAACCAAGCAGTGCTGGTGACTACCAGAAGCTTGGAGAAGGCAAGGAGTGGTTCTTCCCTAAAGCCTTCAGAGCACAGCCacgttgacaccttgattttggactcctAGCCCCCAGAATCCTGCACAAATAAATTCCTATTTTAAGTCACCAGTTTATGGTAATTTCttatagcagccctaggaaacagCAGCCAACAAACTGAAGCAGATGGAAATACCCAAATTACCGAACGATCAAAATTTAGACCGATCAATCACTGAATGCATACATACAGGTATCCTAAATGTGCGAGGTCGATTTCAAAGGTCTCAGGCGGTCAGGATGGATTCAGAAAATGGGAAACCTcaccagacttttttttttttaattttttttttacaacgtttattcatttttgggacagagagatacagagcatgaacgggcgaggggcagagagagagggagacacagattcggaaacaggctccaggctctgagccatcagcccagagcctgacgcggggcttgaactcacggactgcaagatcgtgacctggctgaagtcggacgcttaaccgactgcgccacccaggcgcccctcaccagaCTTTTTTAAACGGAGATGATTTAGTGTAGAGAATCTGGTTAAACAGGAAGTGGAGAACTGTCGGGGCAAAGGGCATATGGAGGCCGAGAGGCAGACCATAACTGCTAAGCAGCCACCACCCTTGGGCcaggaagacacagagaagagacGCGGTTACAAGCAGGGACCAGGGGCCATGCCCAGCTCATTCTGGGAGTGGCAAAAGCTGGAAACTGCCACTTCTGCTGCCAGGGCGAAGAAATGCTGCTACGAGCAGGAAGGCAAACGGAAGAAGGAAGTCCCTTTTCCCGACTTCCAGACACGACGTTTGCAGGGCCGCAGCCCAGCACCACACGGCACAAGTGCGAAGGGGTCAGATTCCGTGCAGAGTATATACCTTAGTAACCCACACACCCTGTTTTCAGACACGTTAGCTGGCGTCCCAGTCAATACATGACCGAGGCAACCAAGCCTTTGCCCATAGATTTCTTAGCTTCCTCAACGGAAAGCAGAGGCGGCAAGCTGCTATTTATACCAACGCCGTATCATATACCGACTGATTCTCCATAAAAACCATAGGAAATGGAAGTAACGGGCTTACGTTCCCGCAGGACAGAGCAAGGACTGCCCTCTTTGGCTACGAGTGTCTATTCGCCTCTCTCCCTACTGTCTCCCAGCCAGGTCTGCTCCCTGCCAGGTCCCTAGCAGGCCCTCGGGTCTTGATTTCCCTTCTGTGACAAGGACggtttcttctatttttcaatCAGGTAGAAGGGGTACAAAGCTCTTACTGTAATTTGAGCGATCCCCAAGTGCACAAGGATAGGCTCATTCCCTGGGTTGAGAGTCATAAAAGCCCTGCGTGCAGAGACAAAATATAGCGTCCTTTTCCTAATCATATAAAGTCCGGTCAAGCGCTGCATTCCAAGATGTGCAGACCAGGACCTGCTGAACTAGTTTCCATTATCTACACAGGGCATTTGAAGGAAAcaaggggcaggtgggagggggaaaATGACAGTGGGTAAAAGAGCTGGgtaaatttcaaaaacagaaacattcaaTTTACaataaagaagggaaaacaaaaattacccAACAAGCATGCAGCTAGAgaaggagttttttgttttttttttaatttatttttgaaagaaagagaacagcgcgtacacaagcagaggaggggcagagagagggagacagaggatctgaagcaggctctgagcagacagcagagagcctgacgtggggctcaaactccccaaccatgagatcatgacctgacctgaagctgCACGctcaaccagccgagccacccaggcaccccagaaaaatgttatcctttttaattttttaaaatgtttattcgtttttgagagagagagagagagagagagagagagagagagagagagagagacagacagaatccaaagtaggcttcaagcactgagctgtcagcacagagcccaatgcagggctcgaaccaatgaATGATGAagtaatgacctgagccaaagttggatgctcaactgacagagctgcccaggcgcccctcatgttatctcttaaacctttttattttgagagacagagagagagagagaatgagtgctcAGAACCATGTGtgagcgaaggaggggcagagagggagagggagggagacaatcccaaccCGGCTTGATCTCATGGGACCTGAGCCagacgtgtaactgactgagccacgcaggcaccccaatgttGTCATTTAGAGCTGGCAGGTTCAGTCTAACATCTGAAAGCTGAGGGTCTCCATCTGGGTAGGCAAATCAGTGTGCCAGCCGAGTGCTGGTCACTCAGTGTGGAGGCCAAGTGGGTTTCTGAGGGAAGAGTACAGAAAGCAATTAATGATGTCTGTTAGGGGAAACAGGGGTGGTCAGGTGACTGGTATCATTAGTGTCCCAACAGGCAGAAGAATACCAGAGAATGCCAATGTCACCTGCACACTCACAGAGCAGAAAACTGGACATGGGAGATACCATAGTTCActctaaaatgtaattttatcacATTTAATACTTTGAAAGTAAGacttatcttggggcgcctgggtggctcagtcggttaagcgtccgacttcagctcaggtcacaatctcgcggtccgcgagttcgagcccggcgtcgggctctgggctgatggctcagagcctggagcctgtttccgattctgtgtctccctctctctctgcccctcccctgttcatgcgctgtctctgtctcaaaaataaataaacgttaaaaaaataaaattaaagtttaaaaaaaaaagaaactaagactcGTCTTAAAACTGTCAGTGGGGCTTTCCCTTTGTGAGGTACATCTAAAATAAACGTGCATATTACAATCAATGGCATCTTAAGCGCGATAAATACATTAATTGAAAAATCAAGGCTCCCTTTACGAGAGCAACTTGTGTCTTGATCCTGATTATAGACATCTCTCCCACCCCAGGGGAATCAGTGCACCTTATGAAACCCTCTAATTACGTAAGTGACCAAAAAGTTTTACTTCCAGGAAGAGTCAAAGTTAAAGtaataaaaggttttaaaaagccCTAAAAATTGAGTGATCAGTCTTAAAACATCGATGAGGTACACTACAGACATCTTTCATGCTTCCTTCGTTGTAGACAACTCTAGACCCTTTGTCAGAGTTAATTCTCTATACAGGATTAAATAGAATTAATTGAAGGATTTGcttctgggtgttttttttttttttcctggaactaAGTGTCTCAAGCTAAATGAAAACAAGTAATGAGTCTctcagagttttatctcaggaaCCGTGGTTCACAGACAACTGTCCATCCAATACTTGTAATTTAATAATGGATAAATGTGCCTGTTTGAAGAAAGGGAACAGAGCTCTTAAAAGTCTTTTATAAACAAAAGCTggtaagaaggaaatgaaaacacaccagTCCCAAGTTGTACGGAGTGCAGATATATTGTGAACGGTCATGGATACTCATGCAAAGGTAAGGTTGGTAAGAACTTAAATCTGACTGCAGATTTGGCGGAAGCATCCTTTACTTATGGGATGTGTTCGTGCTCGTTCATTTAGGCCAAAGGAAGTTTCCTATCATAGTGCCTCCAGGTGCAGTGCCCAAGGAGGCATGAAGGATGCCAGGTCGATCAAGGGCCCTTCCCCGCAATTTTACAAACGGACGTTCCAACCTCTCCCCaacagggaggagaggaaaaggaaaactcTCCCCCTGAGGATAGCTTGCTGCAATACTGCAAGACTGGAAGGCATCTCCGTGTATGCCCACCACGTTCAACAGCAAGAACGAGGCCAccatggagagaggcagagctaAGAGACCGAGTGCTGGCACCAAGGTCTGAGTCCCTGGACACCTGAAGCCCCATCCATCCGTGTTCCACCCGGTCCCCTGAGACTATTCATCTCCTTTCATTCAACTGC is part of the Prionailurus viverrinus isolate Anna chromosome C2, UM_Priviv_1.0, whole genome shotgun sequence genome and harbors:
- the TRIM71 gene encoding E3 ubiquitin-protein ligase TRIM71 — encoded protein: MASFPETDFQICLLCKEMCGSPAPLSSGSSASSSSSQTSTSSGGGGGGPGAAARRLHVLPCLHAFCRPCLEAHRLPAAGGGGGGGAPGEPLKLRCPVCDQKVVLAEAAGMDALPSSAFLLSNLLDAVVATADEPQPKNGRAGAPAGAGGHSNHRHHAHHAHPRAPASAPPPLPPAPPPPAPPRSAPGAPAASPSALLLRRPHGCSSCDEGNAASSRCLDCQEHLCDNCVRAHQRVRLTKDHYIERGPPGPAAAAAAAQQLGLGPPFPGAPFSILSVFPERLGFCQHHDDEVLHLYCDTCSVPICRECTMGRHGGHSFIYLQEALQDSRALTIQLLADAQQGRQAIQLSIEQAQTVAEQVEMKAKVVQSEVKAVTARHKKALEERECELLWKVEKIRQVKAKSLYLQVEKLRQSLNKLESTISAVQQVLEEGRALDVLLARDRMLAQVQELKTVRGFLQPQEDDRVMFTPPDQALYLAIKSFGFVSSGAFAPLTKATGDGLKRALQGKVASFTVVGYDHDGEPRLSGGDLMSAVVLGPDGNLFGAEVSDQQNGTYVVSYRPQLEGEHLVSVTMCNQHIENSPFKVVVKSGRSYVGIGLPGLSFGSEGDGDGKLCRPWGVSVDKEGYIVVADRSNNRIQVFKPCGAFHHKFGTLGSRPGQFDRPAGVACDASRRIVVADKDNHRIQVFTFEGQFLLKFGEKGTKNGQFNYPWDVAVNAEGKILVSDTRNHRIQLFGPDGVFLNKYGFEGALWKHFDSPRGVAFNHEGHLVVTDFNNHRLLVIHPDCQSARFLGSEGTGNGQFLRPQGVAVDQEGRIIVADSRNHRVQMFESNGSFLCKFGAQGSGFGQMDRPSGIAVTPDGMIVVVDFGNNRILIF